One genomic region from Balaenoptera acutorostrata chromosome 1, mBalAcu1.1, whole genome shotgun sequence encodes:
- the LOC103001248 gene encoding PRAME family member 25-like: protein MSVWNPLRLLDLAAMDLLRDEASAISTLEYLPTELFPPLFILAFYGRHSEALKAMVQAWPFVRLPLGALMQMPHRGTLQAVLDGIDVLVAQQDRPRRCKLQVLDLRNTGQYFWRMWSGSGSHVHSSSSMAPVAEDSSRTKQPLALLEVYVELRLKESNLDEFLIDLIRWVEQRKGSIHLCCKKLKIITMSMENIKEVLSRVQLDCIQEVQVNSTWHLSTLAMFAPLLGQMSNVQRLFLSHVYLSAFEEQEQQHIVQFTSQFLRLHHLRDLYMESPSFLEGCLDQMLSCLKTPLDNLSITKCLLTESDLTHLSQCPNISQLKALDLSGVTLTNFSAELLQVLLEKVAATLQKLDLDLCGIVDSQLEAILPALSHCSQLRTFSMCGNLLSMAIMEKLLQHTSGLLSLSQELYPAPWESYSSQGDFHPERLVQIKAELLKILRDLGRPRTIWISSSPCPHCGENTFYHPEPVVYSYNTPA, encoded by the exons ATGAGTGTCTGGAACCCACTCAGACTCTTGGACCTAGCAGCAATGGACCTGCTGAGGGATGAGGCCTCAGCCATCTCCACTTTGGAGTATCTGCCCACCGAGCTCTTCCCACCACTGTTCATTTTGGCCTTCTACGGGAGACACAGTGAGGCCCTGAAGGCCATGGTGCAAGCCTGGCCCTTTGTCCGCCTGCCTCTGGGGGCTCTGATGCAGATGCCTCACCGGGGGACCTTACAAGCAGTGTTGGATGGTATTGATGTCCTAGTTGCCCAGCAGGATCGCCCCAG GAGGTGCAAGCTGCAGGTGCTGGATTTAAGGAATACTGGACAGTATTTCTGGAGGATGTGGTCTGGATCCGGTTCCCATGTGCACTCAAGCTCATCGATGGCACCAGTGGCTGAGGACAGTTCAAGGACAAAGCAGCCCTTAGCTCTGTTGGAGGTGTATGTAGAACTTCGCCTCAAGGAAAGTAACCTGGATGAATTCCTCATCGACCTTATCAGGTGGGTGGAGCAGAGAAAAGGTTCCATACACCTGTGCTGTAAGAAGCTGAAGATCATTACAATGTCCATGGAAAACATTAAGGAAGTCCTGAGTAGGGTGCAGCTGGACTGTATCCAAGAAGTGCAAGTTAATAGCACCTGGCATCTGTCTACCCTGGCCATGTTTGCTCCTCTCCTGGGCCAGATGAGTAATGTGCAGAGACTCTTTCTCTCCCATGTCTACTTGTCTGCCTTTGAAGAGCAGGAACAGCAGCACATTGTCCAATTTACCTCTCAGTTCCTCAGACTTCACCACCTCCGGGATCTCTATATGGAATCTCCCTCCTTTCTTGAAGGTTGCCTGGACCAAATGCTCAG CTGCCTGAAGACCCCCTTGGACAACCTCTCAATAACCAAGTGCCTGCTTACAGAATCAGACTTGACACATCTGTCCCAGTGCCCGAACATCAGTCAGCTAAAAGCCCTGGATCTGAGTGGTGTCACTCTGACCAACTTTAGTGCTGAGCTCCTCCAAGTTCTGCTGGAGAAAGTTGCAGCCACTCTCCAGAAACTGGACTTAGATCTGTGTGGGATCGTGGACTCCCAACTTGAGGCCATCCTGCCTGCCCTGAGCCACTGCTCCCAGCTCAGGACCTTCAGCATGTGTGGGAACCTCCTCTCCATGGCCATCATGGAGAAGCTGCTGCAACATACCTCCGGGCTGCTCAGTTTAAGTCAAGAGCTGTATCCTGCCCCTTGGGAGAGTTACAGCTCTCAGGGAGATTTCCACCCAGAGAGACTTGTCCAGATTAAGGCTGAGCTGTTGAAGATCCTTAGAGACTTAGGACGTCCCAGAACTATCTGGATTAGCTCCAGCCCCTGTCCTCACTGTGGAGAAAACACATTCTATCATCCCGAGCCTGTTGTATACAGCTATAATACCCCTGCCTAG